A window of Hippoglossus stenolepis isolate QCI-W04-F060 chromosome 18, HSTE1.2, whole genome shotgun sequence contains these coding sequences:
- the hmgcs1 gene encoding hydroxymethylglutaryl-CoA synthase, cytoplasmic isoform X1, whose product MPGSAQISCMGPWPKDVGIIAMELYFPAQYVDQTELEQYDGAAAGKYTIGLGQARMGFCSDCEDINSLCLTVVQRLMERNGLSYDSVGRLEVGTETIIDKSKSVKTVLMQLFEDSGNTDVEGIDTTNACYGGTAALFNAVNWVESSSWDGRYALVVAGDIAVYATGSARPTGGAGAVAMLVGPNAPLAFERGLRGTHMQHAYDFYKPDLMSEYPVVDGKLSIECYLGALDRCYSVYRNKIHAQWQREGLENRFSLEDFGYLVFHSPYCKLVQKSLARLMLNDFLSHPSPNTETGPFTGLDAFRDIRPEETYFDRDVEKAFMKASADLFERKTKASLLISNENGNMYTPSVYGCLASVIAQHTPSQIAGQRVGLFSYGSGFAATLYSLRVTQDHTPGSTLDKLVSSLSDLKVRLDSRKKVSPAVFSENMKLREETHHLASYIPRGSVEDLFPGTWYLTRVDDKHRREYARTPLDRDLPAEPELLARSNATTEQHIPSPAKKMPRIPPTTTIIPEAAVSN is encoded by the exons ATGCCTGGATCAGCTCAGATCAGTTGTATGGGACCATGGCCCAAAGACGTGGGCATCATCGCCATGGAGCTGTACTTCCCGGCCCAGTATGTGGACCAAACCGAGCTGGAGCAGTACGACGGCGCGGCAGCCGGCAAATACACCATCGGCCTGGGCCAAGCTCGCATGGGCTTCTGCTCGGACTGCGAAGATATCAACTCCTTGTGTCTGACTGTGGTCCAGAGGCTGATGGAGAGGAACGGCCTGTCCTACGACAGCGTGGGTCGACTGGAGGTCGGCACAGAGACCATCATCGACAAGTCCAAGTCCGTCAAGACGGTCCTCATGCAGCTGTTTGAGGACTCGGGGAATACAGATGTGGAGGGCATCGACACCACAAACGCCTGCTACGGCGGCACGGCAGCGCTCTTCAATGCCGTCAACTGGGTAGAATCCAGCTCATGGGACG gccGTTATGCTTTGGTGGTAGCGGGGGACATCGCAGTCTACGCAACAGGAAGTGCACGGCCCACAGGGGGAGCTGGTGCAGTGGCCATGCTGGTGGGACCGAACGCACCTCTGGCCTTTGAACGAG GTCTGCGAGGAACTCACATGCAGCACGCGTACGACTTCTACAAGCCTGACCTGATGTCGGAGTACCCTGTGGTGGACGGCAAGCTGTCCATCGAGTGCTACCTGGGGGCCTTGGACCGCTGCTATTCAGTGTATCGCAACAAGATCCACGCTCAGTGGCAGAGAG AGGGCTTGGAGAACCGCTTCAGCCTGGAGGACTTTGGTTATCTCGTCTTTCACTCCCCGTACTGTAAGCTGGTGCAGAAGTCGTTGGCCAGACTGATGCTGAACGACTTTCTGAGCCACCCCAGCCCCAACACCGAGACGGGACCCTTCACTGGCCTTGACGCCTTCAG AGATATTCGACCAGAAGAAACCTACTTTGACCGGGATGTGGAGAAGGCATTCATGAAGGCCAGTGCCGATCTGTTTGAGAGGAAGACCAAGGCCTCGCTGCTGATCTCCAACGAGAACGGAAACATGTACACGCCCTCCGTCTACGGCTGCCTGGCATCTGTCATTGCACA ACACACACCGTCGCAGATCGCAGGACAGAGGGTCGGACTTTTCTCCTACGGTTCAGGATTTGCTGCGACTCTGTATTCTCTCCGCGTCACACAGGACCACACCCCCG GATCTACTTTGGACAAACTGGTGTCGAGCCTGAGCGACCTGAAGGTCAGACTGGACTCCAGGAAGAAGGTTTCACCTGCCGTCTTCTCTGAGAACATGAAGCTGAGGGAGGAGACGCACCACTTGG CCAGCTACATCCCTCGAGGCTCGGTGGAGGATCTGTTCCCAGGAACGTGGTACCTGACGCGAGTGGACGACAAACACCGCAGGGAATACGCCCGCACACCTCTGGACCGCGACCTGCCGGCGGAGCCCGAACTTCTCGCTCGCTCCAACGCAACCACAGAG CAGCACATCCCGAGTCCAGCCAAGAAGATGCCTCGcatcccccccaccaccaccatcatccccGAGGCGGCCGTCAGCAACTGA
- the hmgcs1 gene encoding hydroxymethylglutaryl-CoA synthase, cytoplasmic isoform X2: MPGSAQISCMGPWPKDVGIIAMELYFPAQYVDQTELEQYDGAAAGKYTIGLGQARMGFCSDCEDINSLCLTVVQRLMERNGLSYDSVGRLEVGTETIIDKSKSVKTVLMQLFEDSGNTDVEGIDTTNACYGGTAALFNAVNWVESSSWDGRYALVVAGDIAVYATGSARPTGGAGAVAMLVGPNAPLAFERGLRGTHMQHAYDFYKPDLMSEYPVVDGKLSIECYLGALDRCYSVYRNKIHAQWQREGLENRFSLEDFGYLVFHSPYCKLVQKSLARLMLNDFLSHPSPNTETGPFTGLDAFRDIRPEETYFDRDVEKAFMKASADLFERKTKASLLISNENGNMYTPSVYGCLASVIAQHTPSQIAGQRVGLFSYGSGFAATLYSLRVTQDHTPGSTLDKLVSSLSDLKVRLDSRKKVSPAVFSENMKLREETHHLASYIPRGSVEDLFPGTWYLTRVDDKHRREYARTPLDRDLPAEPELLARSNATTEHIPSPAKKMPRIPPTTTIIPEAAVSN; this comes from the exons ATGCCTGGATCAGCTCAGATCAGTTGTATGGGACCATGGCCCAAAGACGTGGGCATCATCGCCATGGAGCTGTACTTCCCGGCCCAGTATGTGGACCAAACCGAGCTGGAGCAGTACGACGGCGCGGCAGCCGGCAAATACACCATCGGCCTGGGCCAAGCTCGCATGGGCTTCTGCTCGGACTGCGAAGATATCAACTCCTTGTGTCTGACTGTGGTCCAGAGGCTGATGGAGAGGAACGGCCTGTCCTACGACAGCGTGGGTCGACTGGAGGTCGGCACAGAGACCATCATCGACAAGTCCAAGTCCGTCAAGACGGTCCTCATGCAGCTGTTTGAGGACTCGGGGAATACAGATGTGGAGGGCATCGACACCACAAACGCCTGCTACGGCGGCACGGCAGCGCTCTTCAATGCCGTCAACTGGGTAGAATCCAGCTCATGGGACG gccGTTATGCTTTGGTGGTAGCGGGGGACATCGCAGTCTACGCAACAGGAAGTGCACGGCCCACAGGGGGAGCTGGTGCAGTGGCCATGCTGGTGGGACCGAACGCACCTCTGGCCTTTGAACGAG GTCTGCGAGGAACTCACATGCAGCACGCGTACGACTTCTACAAGCCTGACCTGATGTCGGAGTACCCTGTGGTGGACGGCAAGCTGTCCATCGAGTGCTACCTGGGGGCCTTGGACCGCTGCTATTCAGTGTATCGCAACAAGATCCACGCTCAGTGGCAGAGAG AGGGCTTGGAGAACCGCTTCAGCCTGGAGGACTTTGGTTATCTCGTCTTTCACTCCCCGTACTGTAAGCTGGTGCAGAAGTCGTTGGCCAGACTGATGCTGAACGACTTTCTGAGCCACCCCAGCCCCAACACCGAGACGGGACCCTTCACTGGCCTTGACGCCTTCAG AGATATTCGACCAGAAGAAACCTACTTTGACCGGGATGTGGAGAAGGCATTCATGAAGGCCAGTGCCGATCTGTTTGAGAGGAAGACCAAGGCCTCGCTGCTGATCTCCAACGAGAACGGAAACATGTACACGCCCTCCGTCTACGGCTGCCTGGCATCTGTCATTGCACA ACACACACCGTCGCAGATCGCAGGACAGAGGGTCGGACTTTTCTCCTACGGTTCAGGATTTGCTGCGACTCTGTATTCTCTCCGCGTCACACAGGACCACACCCCCG GATCTACTTTGGACAAACTGGTGTCGAGCCTGAGCGACCTGAAGGTCAGACTGGACTCCAGGAAGAAGGTTTCACCTGCCGTCTTCTCTGAGAACATGAAGCTGAGGGAGGAGACGCACCACTTGG CCAGCTACATCCCTCGAGGCTCGGTGGAGGATCTGTTCCCAGGAACGTGGTACCTGACGCGAGTGGACGACAAACACCGCAGGGAATACGCCCGCACACCTCTGGACCGCGACCTGCCGGCGGAGCCCGAACTTCTCGCTCGCTCCAACGCAACCACAGAG CACATCCCGAGTCCAGCCAAGAAGATGCCTCGcatcccccccaccaccaccatcatccccGAGGCGGCCGTCAGCAACTGA